Sequence from the Cellulomonas fimi ATCC 484 genome:
CGGCGTCTCCGGGGAGCTCACGGGCACGCGCGAGCGCGCCGAGCTGCTCGACGACCACCTGGCGATCCTCGACCTCGCGTTCCGCGGCGAGACGTTCTCGTACGCGGGCGCGCACCACACCGTCACCGACCTCACGATCCGGCCCCGCCCCGTGCAGCGGCCGCGCGTGCCGATCTGGGTGGTCGGCGCGTTCCCGAGCGAGCGGTCCATGGGCCGCGCGGCCCGTTACGACGGCGTCGTGCCGCAGCTGCGCGGCGACCGTGCGATGGAGAACCTCGGGCCCGCCGAGGTCGCCGAGGTCGCCGCCTGGGTCCGCGAGCACCGCGCACCCGACGCCGGACCGTTCGAGATCGTGCTGCAGGGCGTGCTCCCCGACGACCCCGCCGAGGCGCACGACCACGCCGCGGCACTCGCCGAGGCGGGTGCCACGTGGTTCGTCGAGTCGCGGTGGGAGGGCCCGGGGTCGACGTACGAGGCACTCACCGACCGCATCCACCGGGGCGTCCCGACCCTGTGACCGCCGTCCGCGCAGGGGGTGCGCCACGGCGGTGACGGCGACGCAGGCGTGGGGGAGCAGGCGTCCGGTCGCGACCGTGGCCGGTGGGGCCGTCGTCGCCGTTCTCGGGGTCGTCGGCCTGCTCGTGCCGTCCGTGCTGGACGCGCTCGAGCGCGACCCCGCCGCCGTCGCGGCAGGCGAGTGGTGGCGCGTGCCGTCGTCCCTGCTCGTGCAG
This genomic interval carries:
- a CDS encoding LLM class flavin-dependent oxidoreductase; translated protein: MKFGIVGTFGTVDQVVRMAVDAEEAGWDGFFTWDAVDLGLDGDVWDPWAVLAAAAVRTQRLTLGALVFALPRRRPWVVARQAVTVDHLSGGRLVIPAGIGVPTDRGFVGVSGELTGTRERAELLDDHLAILDLAFRGETFSYAGAHHTVTDLTIRPRPVQRPRVPIWVVGAFPSERSMGRAARYDGVVPQLRGDRAMENLGPAEVAEVAAWVREHRAPDAGPFEIVLQGVLPDDPAEAHDHAAALAEAGATWFVESRWEGPGSTYEALTDRIHRGVPTL